The following nucleotide sequence is from Mangifera indica cultivar Alphonso chromosome 1, CATAS_Mindica_2.1, whole genome shotgun sequence.
AGCTCTAAGTTATATTTGCTCATTTTtctataaacataatttttcaagGTATCAAGTGAACAAATAAAAGCCCAGCGTTCAAGGGCATTACAACAATCCCAGAATAGGGAAGCAAGAAAAAAAGGCACGCATGAAGCCATCCCACCAATGAAGCCTCTCAATCCTATCATTAAAATCTACCAAAtgcaaaccctaaaatttccaTTATTTATAAATGGATTTAAAGAGAACATGAGAAGGCAAACATTATGTTACCTGGGGAAATTGCCACGTTTTTGCACTTGCTGATTTACAAAACTGGAGGAAGTACTCCCAGGTTCAACATCAGCAGCCTGAAAATGCATttgaacacaaaaaaaaaaaaaaaaaatcattttggtCTACAAACATTATATGAAAAATCACAAGCCACATCATAGTTCAGTGATCTCCTCATCTAAAACGGAAAAATAATGTTGAACAAACTAGGACTTAATTTCACAGGTTTGTATATACGAGTCATTCTAGATTTACCTAATTGTCAGGCTTAACAGAATATAGTGTTTACGAAAAGCATGTATATAGAATGATTCTCTAGCCAAGTCATCCTGATATAAATTTATCAGGACCATGCATATACACCATTCGATCTagattgtaaaatatcattttagttcAATGTATGTGAATATGTATGGTCCTGATCAAATTTAGATCAAGAGATCCTGACTAGAGAATGactacacacacatatatatatatgtatgtatgtatcttttatgtcaattttgaaaatatacaaaaatactTTCAAGGAAATCATTGATAGATTCAAATGCCATAATTAGAGTTATCAATAAACAACATCATACTTTCTACTAGAATGATAGAGAAATGAGGAGAAAATCCCAACTAAATGTATATTCACACTGACAAGGATACTACAGAGAAAATATTAATCtcattaatatcaaaaaaaaaaaatctaaaaatacatGGGAGTACTTGGATAATGGGTAGAAACTAGAGACTGACCACCAAGCCCTTACCTCTTAAATAGAAATACCGCAGCCTGGTCAAGGCAGAAGTAGCAGATATGAATCCAGCTCACTCCCCTTTCAGTGTTCTAGCTCTCACACCTTGGTGCAATGCAAAATCCAAAAAAGGAGTGGTTTCTCCCCAGATAACACTACCCCTGATCTGGAAATTTCTTGCCCACATACCCTTTATCCAAGCCTCACCTATGTTTTTGAACAAAGAAATCAAATCAACTATTGAAAGCATCGCTAGGAATTCCCACCTCAGGAGTGCTTTCTTTGCGTAACTCATCTTCTTTTGGCCCTTCATCTGATTCAGGATTGACAGTCTCCCAAAGAAatccattttcattttccagAGAAAGCTTATCAAAATCTCTGTCCACAGCTCCAGAGCGAGGTGTTACATATGCTACATACTTTTCTGAAATACGATGCACACAAATATATTATTGCTTTACtcagaaacaaaaaagaaccagagaaaaactcaaataaaataaaatatagagatGACAAGTTTTCCAGTGTATATCCACTAACTTCATTATCATACAAATCGATAAATGTAGTGTCattcaaaagataaacaatAATCCCTTAATCCAAGGAAACAACATATCCGACAACAAAGAATATCACTCCCAACAAAAGCAGTTTTAACCATCACCCTCTACAAACAAAGATTTTCTTACTAATCTACCACTTCAACAATTTATATCCAACTGGTTAGACACACGTCAAAGCTCCAAAGTTCCTTGAGTCACATTAaagaaaatacaatataaaaatgaCCTGTAACAgtgaaaaaaatcttaaacaatGAAAAGTATGTGACAAAAGTAACTAGTGAACGTTTTTACCTGCTAAGCTATGCAAGGCATTCTCAGCAGCTTGCTGTTGAGCATCCTTCCTTGTCTTACCCATTCCAACACCTATCTTCTCACCGGTGAACAAAACCTGAATTACAAAACCTTGCAAGAGTCAGTAAGCAATCAAGATATGCtcttttttagattaaaaaatatagagtgAGAAATGGGTTTAAAGAATCTAACTTCTTACATTTCAAGTATTTCCATAACTTTCAATTGCCTAACAAACAAATTTACGATGACAATGAACCCTCTAAGTgactaaaacaaacaaaaccaagaaaacagaaaacagcATTCCACAAATTTCAATAACATTGTCCATGTCCTTAAGCAATtacacaataataaaataacaaatgctAATTCAAACTATTCTATctgaaattcaaatataaagacAATTCAAAATCACAATGCTGATGATTTCACAATACAATAAAGATAAATGAATAaccaagaaaaatcaaaattttcactgACCTCAACAGAAAATTGCAAATCCTTACTGGTGCTTACAACAGACCTGAACTCAACCTGCACCATCAGACATTATGTTACAAGGATCACGAGGCATGTAAAATGGCTACAAAACTTCAAGGCAAAGCACTGTGTACCTTTGAGCTACATCTCTTTCCAATTTCTTGCAGCACACCAATAGACAGATGGGATGGTAGGAAGTTCATTTTTCCACCATCAATCTGAGCCTCTTTGCCATTAGAGGATGCATGATTTTGTGATACACCAACCTCTGCAAGAACTTCAATCAGCAACGAAATCTTCTATATGACTACATAATCATATAAGTTACACCCAATACAACCTAAGATAAGCTTATCATTGCATGCAATAAAAGTCCAACAGTGTAAtttaataaatctaaaatagCCATTTGATTATCCCCAGGTCAGGCTTTAAGCTCTGAACAGCCCAACCTTAatcacaaattaatttaataagatgTTGTCACTAATGTTCTTTACATTAGGTATGTGCTATGATTCTTTTTCTCCTAGCAAGTACACACTAACAAATAACATCTTATGACAAAAGTGACTTCATTTACCTGCAAAATGTTTCAAAACAAGGAAAGTTCAATTAGATATTTTCAGGATGAGGTAAGAAATGGATTTTGCaaccaataaatatattttattcagACTAATTCAGTTGTCAATAGAGTCACAAACCTGAAGGCTGAGTTGTTGGTAGAATGTCTTGTCTATGCAAATTAGTTGCCTATAGATAACAAAACCTTAATTagataatcatttaataatGCTCACACTAGTCCTTgcacataaatataaacattatcAATGTATGTCTCATGAACATCCAAAGAAAATTCAATCATACCTCTTCACCCTTCCCTTGGGATGCATGTGAAAGTACACCAGTTGAACTTGAACCTGGTTGATTATTTTGATACACTCGGTTAACATCTTCTTCCATTATCCAGCCACCCTGTGCTTGCATCAAGGATGATGATGTTTGCACAGGTAATCGAGGTAGAAGAGGAGGCTGACTTGAGCTTTGATTCCTTAAATCTAAACCAGGCCTCACAGAGCTGTTCTCTCGCCTAATAGGAGCCCCAAGCAAACTAGGTTCTATAgtaaattcaaaacaaattatGAGAACAAAATTCAAGGCATCAtacccttattttttaaataaagaatttcCTTATTAAGTCCATACTTTGCGAAGGAATGAGTGTTGCTGAAGATGTTGGACCAGTGGCATTCAGATTAATTGCAACTGGTGGCTGAGAAGTTTcagatttcaaatcaaaattattcttCATAGGGTTCACAGCTGAGTCCACAACATACTTCTCATCCTAGAATACAAGAAATAATATCAATGTAGGagaaaattcttaaaatttccAATATAATACATGTAAAAGAAGTAAGAACTAACAATGGGAAAAGCTTGTTATtagcaaaaaaaattatggttcatCAATAATTGTAGATGAAGTCAATTATGCCTTAACCAGTAAAGACTCAGTCCCAATCAACCCAGGTCTTCTGGAAATAATTTTTAACCATATGAATACTCTAAACATACCAGTTGGTTCAATCTCCTCTCCACTTCAACTCCATTCATTCCTTCACCGACTGGGGTGTTGGTATTGCCATTTGGTACAAAACTGGCATCCTGCAATTCAGTAACATCTACATTAGCATACAAAGAAAAACATGTACTTTTATTCAACAAATTAGAAATTATATAGTTTCAGTTCAAGTACCTCTGAGATCAAGTAATTGCTCACATCAGGAGCAGGTGGCAAATTTATCATATCATCCTCATAGGAGATTTCAGATATTCTTCGTAATAAATTCTCATCAAACTCCCTGGAAAAAAAATGgcataagaaataaaataaaataaaataacaattaagaCTGCATAAACAtcaataagattttaaaaacacaaaaaaaacaGATCTTACTTAAAAAAGTAACCTCTGACATTACAAGCAACATTTCTTGCCACACAAAGGACTGGAACAGCACTTGCTGTCTGGTaaccagagagagagagaaacagaAAAGAATTAAACAGAGAATCTTTAGCGTTATTacatttatatcaataatccaaagaaataatatgataacgtactcaagaaaggaaaaaacacATATATCAATTTAACATTACAGATAGAAACTTTGAACCTCAGCTTGAGGAGCATAATACGGACTGAACGCAGGAACTACATGAACTCGAGGTTGGTCCTTATCTTCCCAAACCTTACAACGATCATCAATCACCATTGCCATCTTTGGATGGCACATTCCATGCTGAAAGACATTTAACAAAGATTTCTTGGAACCTgttaaaataatagaatttttttttaaatgacatgaAAGAAAAACCGAGGTGGGCTACTCAAGCCCCAGCagtaaatatttcatattccAGGTTCAATAGTGCACTTACGAAAAGAATTTGCAAGATCAGAAACAACTTAACTgacaatgaatatataaaagtaaaaaaaaaaaaaaacactgtGGTTTGACAAAATAATCTAGTATAACATAAAAGATAGAACAACTTCCACCAATTACATGTTATAGTAAAACAGCACATCAATATCCCAGTATGAACAAAGGCAAAAAATATTCTTAGAAAATAGGTTACATGCCTGATTTCACACAAACAACACGATCCAGGAGTtgctttgaacttatcaagtgTGCCTCAGGGTCTAAAAGCCTCCACATTTCTAAGGCATAATCTCTTTCAGCCATGGTACAAACATACACTTCAAACCTCTTGCGTCCTTTCGCAATCAaataacttttcaaatcttCCCATGCAGGTCGTAACCTCACAAGCACACTAGTATCACGATTCTACATAAACAAAAGAACCACCTAACATTTCAGTTCAGGTGATGGTCACACTTGCTATGCCCAATATATTACTCATGTAAAATTAAGTACTagtaaatcatatatttaatgaatGAATACACTAGATGAAGTCCATGCAAGTCCTGAGCATCATCCTAAAAGACCACAGAAGTTCATGATACTCAAAAATATCACATAACAGGACACAATGTATGCTATCACTCCAATATCACCCAATAAGAACAATAAAACTGGCAGATAGAGTTACTGCAACATTCTAAAACTCCTATGTCAGGAAAAACGAATTACAAAATACATTTTAGCTTCCATGACCAAACATTACATAGATCCATGATTTCTTTAATGCAATCACTGATTCTGCTACTCAATAATTAATCAAAGTGTCATATATATGAAAGTTGCAGGTAGTCAAGCACACAATGAGTCATCATCATTGCACAGGCTGGCGCAATTTAATTTCTACCCTCTAATCATGGAAACACAAGATTTTGACAAATTCACcatatcaaactaattttacatTGATTACTCCATACAATCCGAATTAATCACAAGTAGTGGACAAATTTCAtgcacaaaataataataataatcataataataataacaataataataataataataatagcttCAAAACAATGAATTGCACCAAACCTCAGGATTGATCCTCGTGAGAACAAGATTCCTTTCCTGCAATCTGATCACAGGTCGAACAATTCTCTCATGGTTATCAGACAGTGAAGGAACCTCCTCCTGTTGAATCTTAAACATCTTTCCATTATCCATCACAAAATCATTCTCTGTGTACTGCTTCAACAACATTCGATCATCCAAGCATCGCTTCAACTCAGTAGTCATTCCAGCAGCCCGAATTGAATCAGTCTCTCGAGCAACCCAAGCTCTAAGAGCCTCAATTCTATCCTCAAACGACTTCATCGTGTTGGCAACAATAAGTGTTTCATCAAGATCAAATACAATCGCTAAACACCTTAAATTCAACATTCCTAAACAGGAATTGTACAGACCCAAGGGAACCGCATAGCACCAAAAGCACGGATACTTCTTCTGCTTACTTGGCATCGCCACCAGGTGAACCTCCTCATCTCCAAAAACCACAACCGCCGTCTGTATAAccaattaatacaaatttaatacCATTTAATTCAATTGAGTCAGTCTATCAAATTATTCAGTCATAATTACAATCAAATCCACTGACATTTCACATTAACAAACGACAGACAGTTCAAATGGAAATTATAACTTAATAACACCTTCAATTCGTAGTAGCAAGCGGCGTGAAGATTGATCAAATTAGGTTGTTCAACTGGAGACGAAGATTCGAGCTTACAACGCAACGAGGATGAAGAAATCGTATGGAGAATTGAGAGAGGAATGCATCGCTCGCTGCCGGGAGACAAGTGGTGAATCCGAATCTCGTTGTTTGGAAACTGCAAAATCTTGTCCGACACCGGAATAGTATCCAATTCTCCCAAACAAATATCGCCGTGATAAACCACGGATTTGTACCCTAAACGACTCATTCAAAACACTCTCTGATCGCACAGCTGAGTGTACAAAGaagtaaaaactttaaaatgtgaGAAATTTTCTAGAAGATTTTGAAAtcttttgaatcttttttttctctcctctctctcaCACTAAGGACCTCCAGGCTTTTCCCTCTTTCTTCGCACAGTGTCCCCCCCTCTCTTTCGACGGGTTCAAAAGCGAGAGTGGCTTCTATATTTATAGGCCAAGGGTTCgaggtttattaattttttagtgttGGTTCTATCTAAATTTACGAAAATACCTAGAGGTACGGATTCTTGCAGCGGAAAAGCGAGTGGAAGCTCATGCTCTTTGTGATGAGGTGGGACCAGATATCACACGTGGCACTCAAGCAAGGGGTTATGTTGAAGCGGCTGCTTGTAAACCGTTTGATCGGGAGCTCttttaaattcatttcttttaagcttttttttttttaatattgaggataatcttattcattattttgttgacaaattttcaattttctttctttggaaATACTTGttagaataaaagaaatttcaattatataataggGAAAATTTTTGGCTTTTGTCAAATTGGAGactaataattatatgattaataacACGTATTTGAGTTAAACTGAGTTGTTGTAAAGTTAgctttagttcaatttaaattaaaaaaataatttaaataatagatgaattcattaaaataaaatagaaataaaaaaataaaatttgttgaaaaaagggttgtcaacaaaaataaaaaaataattgaaaaaaaacgaACTATTCGTATCTCACTATATTCGAGTTAgctttcaaactcaaattgagactactccacctaaaatttgatttattttaaaccaaatattaAGTTAAGGTGGCTACCCAACTCTaaggatttaattaatttaaataatatttttaatgtaaaaNNNNNNNNNNNNNNNNNNNNNNNNNNNNNNNNNNNNNNNNNNNNNNNNNNNNNNNNNNNNNNNNNNNNNNNNNNNNNNNNNNNNNNNNNNNNNNNNNNNNNNNNNNNNNNNNNNNNNNNNNNNNNNNNNNNNNNNNNNNNNNNNNNNNNNNNNNNNNNNNNNNNNNNNNNNNNNNNNNNNNNNNNNNNNNNNNNNNNNNNNNNNNNNNNNNNNNNNNNNNNNNNNNNNNNNNNNNNNNNNNNNNNNNNNNNNNNNNNNNNNNNNNNNNNNNNNNNNNNNNNNNNNNNNNNNNNNNNNNNNNNNNNNNNNNNNNNNNNNNNNNNNNNNNNNNNNNNNNNNNNNNNNNNNNNNNNNNNNNNNNNNNNNNNNNNNNNNNNNNNNNNNNNNNNNNNNNNNNNNNNNNNNNNNNNNNNNNNNNNNNNNNNNNNNNNNNNNNNNNNNNNNNNNNNNNNNNNNNNNNNNNNNNNNNNNNNNNNNNNNNNNNNNNNNNNNNNNNNNNNGTTTGTCAAAGAATTATAGAACTCAGTCATGAAATTTCTACTCAATCACTTGATTGGAGAATCTCAATATGGGGCGATTTCGCTAAGTTTAATATCCGCGGGGTAGATAGAAAGGTTGGAGATGAGGATGTCtgcataaattatgataaatataGCTATTATGAGCTGGTAACAAAGACGTGAGATTTAATGATTCAACCAAGCACCCTGTGGTTCAGTATCTTGTCCATGAGAGTTGAATGGACGGACTTTACGTAGTGATCCATTGTTGTTCTTCAAAGTATAGCTTATGCTCTTGTCTTTGTGCCTCCATGTTAGCAATGAGACTGTTCACTAAGGgactatttcttttttttttttttttgggtcttggAGAAATTAGTGTAGggattttgccattttcggaTCACATATGCAATAATACATATATCAAGTGTTCACTAAATATACTTGTGTAAATGATTTCTTCATCTTTTGTTATGATGAAAATTACGAAATTGATTTTAGAATCAAATGTAGACCTGAATTTCAATATCTACATTAAGTACAAACCAAAATAAAGGTATTCAAAATCTACTAGAATAATATGTGACTATTCATGAAAGCCACGGCAACAATAATCCATCAATATGAAAAGGCGGCTGGGTATTTTGTGCACATGTAACGTGCGACTGCTCCTTTCTTCCgtgagaaagaaaattattttcataagaaagaaaaatgtgcGCCACACTATTTCTTGGGTGGCGGGGTAGGGGTCGATGCATTTTAATGTGCGTTACTTGCTTCCTTGTGTAAATCTCATCATGAAATGTGCCTTACTTGCTCTGGaccatatatattattaatattttatgttttatttacttttcttttattatttaaaattaggatcaatataaacataaatttatttgaatatattaaaactgaataaatttaattcaatcctATACTTTCTTATATACAATTCTAACAACTCAgacttatttcattttaatctctaagtattataaattatatttttaggtcTAAAGGTTtccaaaactcaaaattttcaatataaaaatctagTTCAGAtctaattcatatttaatttgaaaaatcttcgacaaattccttttatatataatttataaactctTTATTAAGTCGGTAGTGATCGGTTCATATTAAGCTCTCAAAATGATATTTGTCTAGACATAGAGTAAAACAACCTTTAACAAAACATATGATCACCATTTCTTGTGGAGTGTCAACATATGAGTTAATTTGTCAATGATAGGATTATTTatacaattcaattattttgttatacGATGTCTTTTTGAGGTTGAGGTATAAATGAAATGTCTCTTTTAAGAATCCTTAAGTTGCATAGACTGACttttatcaaaaattgaaaaaatatttgatcgAGCATCAACTCAATCCCACTATAGCTATAAGTTTAGTTGATTGTTATCATTTGTTAGGGGGCTCTAACTGAAATATCAGTTATCGTGCTCAGGAGTGATAAATCTCTATTAATCCATCACAGCATTCGTACAGTTTTGATATGACTAATCACCATATTTTTGGTAGTTTTTTTATTGAACTATATTGGGttggtgtcaaaccataccgatcGTTGCACAAGACCACTTGGTGACCTTAAGTCTAATAATCATATGTACCTATGTTTactaaaaagatatattacatAGATATTAGAGTAATCATTCATATAAAATTCTCTTGATGGGTTAGTTAAAGAAACATGTCTACAATATACATGTCTACAATATACATCTATATATTACACTAAACTGTCAATAAATAGTTTTGACACAAAGAATGATCATTGTCTTTTGATTGAGTTACTCGTATTATTGATTATAGTAATATCATAGTTacatacattttaaaaataattacttatcgtgcatataaattttttacaatCAAGTGTTAAATATCGATTCTCTTGTCCTCTTTTATTGTACAGTATATCGCCAAGGTATATATCTATTTGGTTAtatcttaaaaagataaatttgaatagtATTAGATGTGCTGGTCCAATCATTGGTCTCACTAGAAAGGATCCAGATCGAGTCTCCGTGAATTCAATGGCCTCCCTCAAGCTGTCTTGGAGATGAATGAACATTACATATTAAAGTACATTATTTGttattcagaaaaaaaaaaaaggtttgtaaatgaaatataataattatttatatttactcttttttataataaaataaaatactaaaccTAAGCGcacttaattttataaattttgatattgattgaAAAAGAATAATCAGCAGTCCGTATATCTTCCCAACTCCCATTGTATACATTAATATCGATGTCTCCACTTACATTATAAAAATGAGTCATTTTACGGAATCcttgactttttcttttttacgtACTCAACAGTCAGCTTAATACATTACAAAAAAAGCGTGAATCCGAATCCTTCCTCGTCCTCAACTGGctcttttttttaagtttaaatgtgGACGGACACAGCATGCCTAAACAGAAGCTTCTGAAAATCCCTTGTTGCATAGATAAAGCTCTTAAGTTGTCACAAAAATGTTGAGCCAAAATATTAAAACACCCCTCTTCTTTGCTGTCTCATTTTCAGCCATCGCTTGTCTCATCTACACAAGCAGCCTGGTCTCTAGTGGCGCCCTCATTACTAATCTCTGTGTACACTCTGCAGAGAAATTAGTATTGCAGGAGATgagtgaagaaaaagaagacagTGAAGCTCCTGATCTTCTTATTGCTCCTCCCGAATTGACGATGCCAAAAGAATAGCTTGGTTCCGGGGAAAACTTCCGGATCTTGATGTTCTTAAATCAAACGATTTCGGTCAGAAATTTCACGGCCGGGTTCTGGaattctttgataaaaattgtaCTAATCAGTTCTTCATGATTTGGTTTTCACCAGCACGTAAATTTGGACCGAGAGAGTTCTTGACGGTAGAGAGTCTGATGAAGGCCAATCCGCAGGCATGCTTGATGATTTTATCAAGAACTCTAGACTCGCGGCGTGGCCATAAAATCTTGAAACCTCTACTTGATCGTGGACTTAAAATTGTTGCAGTTACACCGGATGTGccttttttattgaagaataCACCAGCTGAAGCTTGGCTTGAAGAATTGAAAAGTGGCAACAAGGACCCTGGAAAGTATCCATTATACAATAATCTTTCTAATCTCATCAGGCTTGCCATTTTATACAGGTACGGAGGTGTTTACTTGGACACAGATTTCATTGTTCTGAGAAACTTCACAGGGTTGAGAAATGCAGTTGGGGTGCAAGTTATAGATCCGAAGACTAAAAAATGGAGCTCAGTGAATAATGCATTAATGATCTTTGACATTTCACATCCGATTTTAGTCGAATTCTTGAGGGAATTCGCCACAACTTTTGATGGAAACATGTGGGGTCACAATGGTCCGTACATGCTTTCCAGGGTTATTAAGAGACCGGACGTTGGAGGTGCAAACACAACTCCTTATAACATTACAATTTTACCGATAAAGGCATTTTATCCAGTGGATTGGTTTCAGATGCCCAAACTGTATAAGAAACCGACGACGGAGCAAGAATCAAAACGGGCGGAAGAAACGGTGGCTGAGCTTAACAGGGACAGCTATGCGCTACACCTATGGAACAAGGAAACAAGGGGATTAATTATTGAAGAGGGAAGTGTTGTACAAAGAATAATCGCATCTCACTGTTTAATATGCCGAGACACGTATAATTCTTCCATAGCTGTTTAATTTTGaggtaatattatatgcattcAATTTAGAATATGTAGTTGatagataatttataattatgctATTGAGTTTCAATCGTATAAATatacatcatttaaatatctaatttaaagttttcttaAGAAAGATGGGAaacatcatataaaaaattaataaatctatatgtatttattttgagtacacaaattgatatatatttaatgtgtattattatataattgagtgattctaaattaaaaataaaatatactcAATTACGTGATAacacatgtatgtatgtatatatttgtgtacttaaaacgGATATACATAGTATCGCTCATAAAAAATTGTCATGCAATCACTTGAAAATCCTACAACTTCCTCACTTTTGGCAAATACATATTTTGACCCCTAATTGTCTAACTAAGAAAACTATGTGTACCAGTTTTAAGTTTTCAAttgaatatctaaataatatgttattatgtgattgaatattattttttaattaatttaaaattacttaattattcgATCACAtgtttatatatcaaattaaatatttaaaactatgtacatataatattacttttgcCTGACGTTTAAAGTTAGTCATCCTTATAAGATGTTTAGAAAAAACGTCAACGGAGCTGTCAAGAGTTTAGTTTTCTGTTTTTGTgcacaataaaactatatatacccatttttggtacataatttgtatacacagatgagatgttatcatgtgattagatgtttctttatcatatgatgacacatattttaaaatcatctaattacataataacacatcactgtgtatatgaattgtgtaccaaaaatgggtacacatagcattactctttTGTGCAACTAATTATTCGGTTTCCAAAGGCAATCTTTTATCATGGAATAAAACTATAGGTAAGTACAGGTGGTAACAAATTACCAATATCAAATAAGATCACAATTTATAATTAGGTgatataatgatttattttttatcttattttaaaatcacttaattagatattatcaaatatgtttgtatgaataaatttatataatttgtttgtacaaCAATATTACTCTTTATCATAACTAcattatttcataatatatcttactttagtaatatattctttattattgatattatcacatttggcctattaaataaataaatatttttaaaatatttattcccTAAATGACATATTGGATAAAACAaagataatctaattactacactttttaggtataaaaaaggccaaaggattaatttccatccaaagtttagtgattttccaaattttcgctctttaattataaaaatcttatttacccattTATAGacaattaaagttaacaaaactctaacatcttaaagtttttttctcctcttaaaccctaaaaattaacaa
It contains:
- the LOC123217667 gene encoding RNA polymerase II C-terminal domain phosphatase-like 2 gives rise to the protein MSRLGYKSVVYHGDICLGELDTIPVSDKILQFPNNEIRIHHLSPGSERCIPLSILHTISSSSLRCKLESSSPVEQPNLINLHAACYYELKTAVVVFGDEEVHLVAMPSKQKKYPCFWCYAVPLGLYNSCLGMLNLRCLAIVFDLDETLIVANTMKSFEDRIEALRAWVARETDSIRAAGMTTELKRCLDDRMLLKQYTENDFVMDNGKMFKIQQEEVPSLSDNHERIVRPVIRLQERNLVLTRINPENRDTSVLVRLRPAWEDLKSYLIAKGRKRFEVYVCTMAERDYALEMWRLLDPEAHLISSKQLLDRVVCVKSGSKKSLLNVFQHGMCHPKMAMVIDDRCKVWEDKDQPRVHVVPAFSPYYAPQAETASAVPVLCVARNVACNVRGYFFKEFDENLLRRISEISYEDDMINLPPAPDVSNYLISEDASFVPNGNTNTPVGEGMNGVEVERRLNQLDEKYVVDSAVNPMKNNFDLKSETSQPPVAINLNATGPTSSATLIPSQKPSLLGAPIRRENSSVRPGLDLRNQSSSQPPLLPRLPVQTSSSLMQAQGGWIMEEDVNRVYQNNQPGSSSTGVLSHASQGKGEEATNLHRQDILPTTQPSEVGVSQNHASSNGKEAQIDGGKMNFLPSHLSIGVLQEIGKRCSSKVEFRSVVSTSKDLQFSVEVLFTGEKIGVGMGKTRKDAQQQAAENALHSLAEKYVAYVTPRSGAVDRDFDKLSLENENGFLWETVNPESDEGPKEDELRKESTPEAADVEPGSTSSSFVNQQVQKRGNFPRSPQFIPSKRSKEELHGSESLPSSRQQKNGHSVT
- the LOC123223569 gene encoding lactosylceramide 4-alpha-galactosyltransferase-like, yielding MAWFRGKLPDLDVLKSNDFGQKFHGRVLEFFDKNCTNQFFMIWFSPARKFGPREFLTVESLMKANPQACLMILSRTLDSRRGHKILKPLLDRGLKIVAVTPDVPFLLKNTPAEAWLEELKSGNKDPGKYPLYNNLSNLIRLAILYRYGGVYLDTDFIVLRNFTGLRNAVGVQVIDPKTKKWSSVNNALMIFDISHPILVEFLREFATTFDGNMWGHNGPYMLSRVIKRPDVGGANTTPYNITILPIKAFYPVDWFQMPKLYKKPTTEQESKRAEETVAELNRDSYALHLWNKETRGLIIEEGSVVQRIIASHCLICRDTYNSSIAV